From Arachis stenosperma cultivar V10309 chromosome 2, arast.V10309.gnm1.PFL2, whole genome shotgun sequence, one genomic window encodes:
- the LOC130963224 gene encoding uncharacterized mitochondrial protein AtMg00310-like: MGIKAVEGHLKYLGLPTFVGRSKKQVFGFVQDRVWKKLKGWKEKLLSRVRKDVLIKAVVQSIHTYIMGYFRLPTGLYNHIASRINKFYWGSKDGEKKIHWIKWDKLYQSKQNGGLGFRDMEAFNMDLLAKQGWRLIKNSESLAARTLSSRYYNRKDFLSSDVGFSPCFTWRSIWQAKCVLEKGECWRIRNGETVKIWKDPWLPKQNGSKPWSTSTTLNPNARVAELMLEEEKEWNTDLINQIFLPFEAQQILDIPIPSSNQVDCFY; the protein is encoded by the coding sequence ATGGGGATAAAAGCCGTGGAAGGACACTTGAAGTACCTTGGACTCCCAACTTTTGTTGGAAGATCCAAGAAACAAGTTTTTGGATTCGTCCAAGATAGAGTGTGGAAGAAATTGAAGGGTTGGAAGGAAAAACTCCTCTCAAGAGTGAGAAAAGATGTGCTAATTAAGGCGGTGGTCCAATCAATACACACTTACATAATGGGTTATTTTCGATTACCAACAGGACTTTACAACCACATTGCATCAAGGATCAATAAATTCTATTGGGGATCAAAAGACGGCGAAAAGAAAATACACTGGATAAAATGGGATAAACTTTATCAGTCAAAACAAAACGGGGGATTGGGCTTTCGAGATATGGAGGCTTTCAATATGGATCTTTTAGCAAAGCAAGGGTGGAGGTTAATAAAGAACTCTGAGTCGTTGGCAGCCAGGACCCTCAGTAGCAGATATTATAATAGAAAAGACTTTCTGAGCTCAGACGTGGGTTTCTCCCCATGTTTCACATGGAGAAGTATATGGCAAGCAAAATGTGTGCTGGAAAAAGGGGAATGCTGGAGAATTAGAAATGGTGAAACAGTGAAGATTTGGAAAGACCCTTGGCTCCCTAAACAAAATGGATCAAAACCATGGTCGACCTCAACAACATTGAACCCAAATGCAAGAGTAGCAGAACTAAtgttagaagaagaaaaggagtgGAACACAGATCTAATCAACCAGATCTTTCTACCCTTTGAGGCTCAGCAAATCCTAGACATTCCTATCCCTAGCTCTAACCAAGTGGACTGCTTCTATTAG
- the LOC130961295 gene encoding probable glutathione S-transferase: MASSSDNEEVRVLGKWASPFSNRIDLALKLKGVPYKYSEEDLANKSLDLLKYNPVHKKVPVLVHNGNSIAESLVILEYIDEVWNNNNNHAFLPQDPYHRALARFWCKTLDDKILPAIWNACWSDEKGREKAVEEALEALKILQDELKDKKFFGGETIGLVDIAANFIGYWVSILQEIAGLELLTIEKFPKLYEWSQEYINHPVIKEGLPPRDELFAFFKASAKK, translated from the exons atggcttcttcttcagataaTGAAGAAGTGAGGGTACTGGGAAAATGGGCAAGCCCATTCAGCAACAGAATAGACCTTGCTTTGAAGCTAAAGGGTGTTCCGTACAAGTACTCAGAGGAGGATCTTGCTAACAAGAGTCTTGACTTACTCAAGTATAACCCTGTTCACAAGAAGGTACCTGTTCTTGTTCACAATGGGAACTCCATAGCTGAGTCACTTGTTATTCTTGAATACATAGATGAGGTTtggaacaacaacaataaccaCGCCTTTTTGCCACAAGATCCTTATCATAGAGCCTTGGCACGTTTTTGGTGTAAGACCCTTGATGACAAG ATCTTGCCTGCCATATGGAATGCTTGTTGGAGCGACGAGAAAGGGCGCGAAAAAGCCGTTGAGGAAGCCTTGGAAGCTCTCAAGATACTGCAAGATGAACTGAAGGACAAGAAGTTCTTTGGAGGAGAGACCATAGGATTGGTTGACATAGCAGCAAATTTTATTGGCTACTGGGTTTCTATATTACAAGAAATTGCAGGATTAGAGTTATTGACCATTGAGAAATTTCCTAAGTTATATGAATGGAGTCAAGAGTATATCAATCACCCCGTGATCAAGGAAGGCCTGCCTCCAAGAGATGAATTGTTTGCATTTTTCAAAGCATCTGCTAAAAAGTAG
- the LOC130960489 gene encoding thymidylate kinase-like isoform X2, with protein MICSGRTRLKISRSFKTLVLQKSFNFRVQFFSNCSPKKLRMDNNLNCSIEGNKKGSRGALVVLEGLDRSGKSSQCTRLVNYLEGQRISAELWRFPDRNTDVGKMISAYLTNTSQLDDHTIHLLFSANRWEKRLLMETKLKSGTTLIVDRYSYSGVAFSSAKGLDIEWCKASEVGLLAPDLVAYLDISPEKAAERGGYGGERYEKLEFQKKVAESYKAIHDVSWKFVDAFQPIEDVEKQLQEIVFDCVTECQKGKKPLSLLWSK; from the exons ATGATTTGCAGTGGAAGGACAAGATTGAAAATCAGCAG AAGTTTCAAAACACTAGTGTTGCAGAAATCATTCAATTTTCGGGTTCAGTTCTTCTCCAATTGTTCTCCTAAGAAGCTAAGAATGGATAATAATCTTAATTGTAGCATTGAGGGCAACAAAAAGGGGTCTAGAGGTGCCTTGGTTGTCCTAGAAGGCTTAGATCGTTCTGGGAAGTCCTCTCAGTGTACCAGACTAGTCAATTATTTGGAGGGTCAACGAATCTCTGCTGAGTTATGGAGATTTCCTGACAGAAACACTGATGTTGGGAAAATGATATCTGCCTATCTTACTAACACTTCACAATTGGATGATCATACTATTCATCTCCTCTTCAGTGCCAATCGTTGGGAGAAGAG GTTACTGATGGAAACCAAACTCAAATCTGGAACAACCCTCATTGTTGACCGCTATTCGTATTCTGGTGTGGCTTTCTCCTCTGCCAAGGGACTTGATATTGAGTGGTGTAAG GCTTCTGAGGTTGGGCTGCTTGCTCCGGATCTGGTAGCTTACCTTGATATTTCGCCAGAG AAAGCCGCAGAAAGAGGAGGGTATGGAGGCGAGagatatgaaaagttggagttTCAGAAGAAAGTTGCTGAAAGCTACAAAGCTATTCATGATGTCTCCTGGAAG TTTGTAGATGCTTTCCAACCCATTGAAGATGTGGAGAAACAGTTGCAAGAGATAGTCTTTGATTGTGTGACAGAGTGTCAGAAGGGGAAGAAGCCACTCTCCCTCTTGTGGTCAAAATAG
- the LOC130960489 gene encoding thymidylate kinase-like isoform X1, which translates to MIYGTCTTASKSLSFKTLVLQKSFNFRVQFFSNCSPKKLRMDNNLNCSIEGNKKGSRGALVVLEGLDRSGKSSQCTRLVNYLEGQRISAELWRFPDRNTDVGKMISAYLTNTSQLDDHTIHLLFSANRWEKRLLMETKLKSGTTLIVDRYSYSGVAFSSAKGLDIEWCKASEVGLLAPDLVAYLDISPEKAAERGGYGGERYEKLEFQKKVAESYKAIHDVSWKFVDAFQPIEDVEKQLQEIVFDCVTECQKGKKPLSLLWSK; encoded by the exons ATGATCTATGGCACTTGTACCACAGCTTCTAAGTCACT AAGTTTCAAAACACTAGTGTTGCAGAAATCATTCAATTTTCGGGTTCAGTTCTTCTCCAATTGTTCTCCTAAGAAGCTAAGAATGGATAATAATCTTAATTGTAGCATTGAGGGCAACAAAAAGGGGTCTAGAGGTGCCTTGGTTGTCCTAGAAGGCTTAGATCGTTCTGGGAAGTCCTCTCAGTGTACCAGACTAGTCAATTATTTGGAGGGTCAACGAATCTCTGCTGAGTTATGGAGATTTCCTGACAGAAACACTGATGTTGGGAAAATGATATCTGCCTATCTTACTAACACTTCACAATTGGATGATCATACTATTCATCTCCTCTTCAGTGCCAATCGTTGGGAGAAGAG GTTACTGATGGAAACCAAACTCAAATCTGGAACAACCCTCATTGTTGACCGCTATTCGTATTCTGGTGTGGCTTTCTCCTCTGCCAAGGGACTTGATATTGAGTGGTGTAAG GCTTCTGAGGTTGGGCTGCTTGCTCCGGATCTGGTAGCTTACCTTGATATTTCGCCAGAG AAAGCCGCAGAAAGAGGAGGGTATGGAGGCGAGagatatgaaaagttggagttTCAGAAGAAAGTTGCTGAAAGCTACAAAGCTATTCATGATGTCTCCTGGAAG TTTGTAGATGCTTTCCAACCCATTGAAGATGTGGAGAAACAGTTGCAAGAGATAGTCTTTGATTGTGTGACAGAGTGTCAGAAGGGGAAGAAGCCACTCTCCCTCTTGTGGTCAAAATAG